The following proteins are co-located in the Apium graveolens cultivar Ventura chromosome 5, ASM990537v1, whole genome shotgun sequence genome:
- the LOC141660616 gene encoding uncharacterized protein LOC141660616, with product MESAVFNLIEDLDQSTINWKIRARVTRMWTSVSSENGSVKGYNVILLDDDNNHVHAFAYPNIWNGFKTPVIEGGVYVFDQFSVKDVVGNLKPVQTDIYIRFSQYTTVTAVEDDGMIPAYKFEFLDLGDLFAEASKYQPQQQPEFAIDVIGVIENFEPLTKLDTNLACETLSNSGFVIPDTVQIGTLPSSKLYLNLDDESVTDIRMRLKEEGYLSKREKYLKTTKSEFKRIYTTFLVVKVDEDVVWWFYSCNKCQQEVERLDRRFRCNNCPRIIPVAPKRFRIMVLAEDDTFSCNIMLMDRAARRIVGTSAAKAYNDFEKAPEEVLPQVLKDLVGKEVTVIIQLNKANITEDSTIFDANDIFDTTTQSPSPSESAHISESSSINFSVNRNSVARRLTSIGRQNLHDLQTLDRHVDNIQEFLNMDLGFGPPQA from the exons ATGGAGTCTGCAGTATTCAATCTTATTGAAGACCTTGATCAATCGACTATCAATTGGAAGATTAGGGCTAGAGTAACTAGGATGTGGACCAGCGTTAGCTCTGAGAATGGATCAGTCAAAGGATATAATGTCATTCTACTTGATGATGAT AATAATCACGTCCATGCATTTGCTTATCCCAATATTTGGAATGGATTCAAAACTCCGGTGATTGAAGGAGGCGTTTATGTTTTTGACCAATTTTCTGTGAAAGATGTTGTCGGTAATCTGAAGCCTGTACAAACTGATATCTACATCAGATTTTCACAATATACTACGGTCACTGCTGTTGAAGACGATGGCATGATTCCTGCCTACAAATTCGAATTTCTGGATTTAGGTGATCTTTTTGCTGAGGCTAGCAAATATCAGCCACAACAACAGCCTGAATTTGCTATAG ATGTAATTGGAGTTATTGAGAATTTTGAACCTCTAACGAAACTTGACACAAATTTGGCATGCGAGACATTGTCAAATTCAGGATTTGTGATTCCAG ATACTGTGCAGATTGGTACTTTGCCATCTTCAAAATTGTACCTAAACCTAGATGATGAATCTGTGACTGATATAAGGATGAG GTTGAAGGAGGAGGGATATTTGTCAAAGAGAGAAAAATATCTTAAGACGACAAAATCTGAATTT AAAAGGATATACACCACGTTCTTAGTTGTTAAGGTGGATGAGGATGTAGTATGGTGGTTTTACAGTTGTAACAAATGTCAACAAGAGGTTGAGCGGCTTGACAGGAGATTTCGATGTAATAATTGCCCTCGCATAATTCCGGTTGCCCCTAAAAG GTTTCGTATCATGGTCCTTGCCGAAGATGATACATTTTCATGTAATATTATGCTCATGGACCGAGCTGCTAGAAGGATTGTTGGCACAAGTGCAGCAAAAGCGTATAATGATTTTGAGAAG GCTCCTGAAGAAGTCCTTCCTCAGGTACTTAAAGATTTGGTTGGAAAGGAAGTCACTGTCATTATTCAATTGAACAAAGCAAATATAACTGAAGATAGTACCATATTTGATGCAAATGACATATTTGACACGACTACGCAGAGTCCAAGTCCATCTGAATCTGCACATATATCAGAATCTTCCTCCATCAACTTTTCCGTTAAT AGGAACTCTGTTGCAAGACGTCTGACATCAATTGGTAGACAAAATCTGCACGATTTGCAGACATTGGACCGGCATGTTGACAACATTCAAGAATTTCTTAATATGGATTTAGGTTTTGGCCCCCCACAAGCATAA